The following are from one region of the Mesorhizobium sp. B4-1-4 genome:
- the phnG gene encoding phosphonate C-P lyase system protein PhnG: MDYGRSDDAVVANYSHGEALRILAASRPASIRAVAERILDDLGEVVVITNRTGLAMLPYQDTVKGTAFHLGEVLVAEAHIAVPGRGVEGYGAVVGRDLEQAMAIAVIDAAMAAHHDTASIAELLDAEHAYQREADRQRLRKVEATRVQMETF, encoded by the coding sequence ATGGACTACGGGAGATCAGACGACGCAGTCGTCGCAAACTACAGTCACGGTGAAGCACTCCGGATACTCGCCGCCAGCCGTCCGGCGTCGATCCGGGCCGTCGCCGAACGAATCCTCGACGATCTCGGCGAGGTCGTGGTCATCACCAATCGGACCGGCCTTGCGATGCTTCCCTATCAGGACACGGTCAAAGGAACGGCGTTTCATCTTGGAGAAGTGCTGGTCGCCGAAGCCCATATCGCTGTGCCGGGCCGCGGGGTCGAAGGCTACGGCGCGGTCGTCGGCCGCGACCTCGAGCAGGCCATGGCCATTGCCGTCATCGACGCGGCGATGGCTGCCCACCACGACACCGCCTCGATCGCCGAACTGCTGGATGCGGAACACGCCTATCAGCGAGAGGCCGACCGACAACGGCTGAGGAAGGTCGAGGCAACACGCGTGCAGATGGAGACCTTCTGA
- a CDS encoding LysR family transcriptional regulator, with protein MPRSLPPLSYLRPFEATARLGSVKRAAEELGRTHGAISKQLQLLQEQLGFSLFEKVGTGIRLNGPGEALFATVSQAFDLLEERYGELKASRDEMHVHITCSATFAMVWLVPRLAEFYRHHPNCRVQLSMGSSSYDSASRHSRDAIDLSLSWDRLSRPTVDRKAVPLGPVSFGLVSAPDYPLQTEGNRFSFATRISHDRMDKEWLSWQTVTGNEVITGSEIRFPHMHLCLGAAAAGLGVALTERRFAVNELRSGKLVERSPFLKIEDGFVALVNPARKTSKATVNFLNWLRDAFAEELN; from the coding sequence ATGCCACGCAGTCTGCCGCCCCTTTCCTATCTCCGCCCGTTTGAAGCCACGGCGCGCCTGGGATCGGTCAAACGCGCGGCCGAAGAACTCGGTCGAACTCATGGCGCGATCTCCAAACAGCTTCAGCTCCTCCAGGAGCAACTCGGCTTTTCGCTGTTCGAAAAAGTCGGGACAGGCATTCGCCTAAATGGTCCTGGAGAAGCACTGTTTGCGACGGTGAGCCAAGCGTTCGATCTTCTCGAGGAAAGATACGGGGAACTGAAAGCAAGCCGTGACGAGATGCACGTGCACATCACCTGCAGCGCGACCTTCGCTATGGTCTGGCTCGTGCCACGTCTCGCCGAGTTTTACCGGCACCACCCTAATTGCCGGGTTCAGCTCTCGATGGGGTCAAGCTCCTACGACAGCGCGAGCCGTCACAGTCGTGACGCCATCGATCTGTCTCTGAGCTGGGACCGGCTGTCGCGACCGACCGTCGACCGAAAGGCAGTACCGCTTGGGCCGGTGTCGTTCGGCCTCGTTTCCGCCCCCGACTACCCGCTCCAGACCGAAGGCAACCGGTTCAGTTTTGCGACCCGGATTTCGCACGACCGCATGGACAAGGAATGGCTGAGCTGGCAGACCGTCACCGGCAACGAGGTGATCACCGGCTCTGAGATCCGGTTTCCCCACATGCATCTGTGCCTCGGCGCCGCGGCTGCAGGACTGGGGGTTGCGCTCACCGAACGCCGATTTGCCGTCAATGAACTTCGAAGCGGAAAGCTCGTCGAGCGGTCGCCGTTTTTGAAAATTGAAGATGGCTTTGTCGCATTGGTCAATCCCGCGCGCAAAACATCGAAGGCAACGGTCAACTTCCTAAATTGGTTGCGAGACGCATTTGCCGAAGAGCTGAATTGA
- a CDS encoding ABC transporter permease: MAVKLALLWLCFTLIVGIFATALSPHDFTQLDLRHRLAPPEVLGGAYGHILGTDELGRDVLARLLSSIRMSLLVAFGATLIGAVLGTTLGFLAAHFRGFIEQAILACVDFQASMPFLILALAVLAFFGNSLPLFIALLGLHGWERYARITRALTITANAQGYVTAARQLGAGPWRLYLRHILPNIASTLMVTITIAFPDIILLESGLSFLGLGVQPPLTSLGNMVGYGRDYLTRAPWILVSPAVVISLTTLSISLVGDWLRDRLDKTIS; the protein is encoded by the coding sequence ATGGCCGTCAAACTCGCACTGTTGTGGCTCTGCTTCACTCTGATTGTGGGCATATTCGCCACCGCCCTCTCCCCTCATGACTTTACACAGCTCGACTTACGTCACCGGTTAGCACCGCCCGAGGTGCTTGGTGGCGCTTACGGGCACATCTTGGGAACTGATGAGCTCGGGCGAGACGTGCTTGCTCGTCTGCTAAGCTCGATTCGCATGAGTTTGCTTGTGGCTTTCGGCGCGACGCTGATCGGAGCTGTCCTGGGGACGACCCTGGGGTTTCTGGCCGCACATTTTCGCGGTTTCATCGAACAGGCCATTCTTGCGTGCGTTGACTTTCAGGCGAGCATGCCATTTCTCATCCTCGCATTGGCAGTGCTGGCGTTTTTCGGCAATTCATTGCCGCTCTTCATCGCTCTGCTGGGCCTGCACGGGTGGGAGCGCTATGCTCGCATCACACGGGCCCTCACGATTACCGCGAACGCCCAAGGGTATGTGACAGCAGCGCGCCAGCTCGGCGCTGGCCCCTGGCGCCTATACCTGCGCCACATTCTGCCAAACATCGCCTCGACTTTGATGGTGACGATCACCATCGCTTTTCCCGATATCATCTTGCTTGAAAGCGGATTGAGCTTTCTCGGGCTCGGTGTCCAACCCCCGCTCACGTCCTTGGGTAACATGGTTGGCTATGGAAGGGATTACCTCACCCGAGCGCCCTGGATCCTTGTGTCACCGGCGGTGGTCATTTCCCTGACGACACTTTCAATTTCACTCGTCGGCGATTGGCTACGCGATCGTCTCGACAAAACAATTTCGTGA
- a CDS encoding ABC transporter substrate-binding protein: MTKFELTRRDVLAGAVAAAVSTAFIPSVGQAANTTRKTLRVGMSGYPRTLDPVIATDTAIRRIMPQVFETLIAREQDASMALKPGLAERWERIDAQSLRVFLRKGVTFHDGSPLTGEDVAFSLGRAHLLGPGGSGATEALAFLDGLDHVEIVDPHTVLIRTKGPDALLEQRLASWGSEIVSKDAFTAAGSWEKWTVAPVGTGPYRFVSQKLDVNVVLASYDGYWGGRPGFDGIEYRIIPELAARVNGLLAGELDLVTDIPPDQFAQISNRGELEVAGGPVQNIRSLVFDRTDPVLKDPRVRRAMSLAIDRKLLIESLWNNMLPIPNGYQLPTYGSGYIEDFPTLAYDPEKAKSLLAEAGYNGEEITYRLLNNYYPNQVSGAQAMIEMWRDVGLNVRIQMMENSGQLKQKPVHAIFDTSNTALFLDHLGHPWREYGPNGAWAHLVGIWENEEYFALGSKLQGTVEPEKRRPIIRRMLEIINEVDPPSIILHVSGQYYGKRRDLHWLPGQTLDLNFGPSNPGLMRT, encoded by the coding sequence ATGACCAAGTTCGAACTTACAAGGCGAGACGTTCTGGCAGGCGCTGTAGCCGCTGCCGTATCGACAGCATTTATTCCGAGTGTCGGGCAAGCGGCGAACACAACTCGCAAGACGTTGCGTGTCGGAATGTCAGGCTATCCGCGGACGTTGGATCCGGTGATCGCAACCGACACCGCAATCCGGCGGATCATGCCTCAGGTTTTCGAGACATTGATCGCGCGCGAGCAGGATGCAAGCATGGCTCTGAAACCTGGCCTCGCTGAGCGCTGGGAGCGGATCGACGCGCAGTCGCTTCGCGTTTTCCTCCGCAAAGGGGTGACCTTTCACGATGGTAGCCCGCTGACCGGCGAGGATGTCGCTTTCAGCCTAGGCCGAGCTCACCTTCTGGGACCGGGCGGGTCGGGCGCCACCGAGGCCCTGGCCTTCCTTGACGGGCTTGACCATGTGGAGATTGTGGACCCGCACACAGTTCTCATTCGCACCAAAGGCCCCGATGCTCTCCTTGAGCAGCGATTGGCCTCATGGGGATCGGAGATCGTCTCAAAAGACGCCTTCACTGCGGCGGGCTCGTGGGAAAAGTGGACCGTAGCTCCGGTCGGGACCGGCCCCTATCGTTTCGTTAGCCAGAAGCTGGATGTAAATGTCGTCCTGGCTTCGTATGACGGCTACTGGGGCGGCCGCCCTGGTTTCGACGGCATCGAATACCGCATCATCCCCGAGCTCGCGGCACGCGTGAACGGACTTCTGGCTGGCGAACTCGATCTTGTAACGGACATTCCCCCCGATCAATTTGCACAAATCAGCAATCGCGGTGAACTGGAGGTGGCAGGCGGGCCTGTGCAAAACATCCGCAGCCTTGTCTTCGACAGGACCGACCCTGTCCTCAAGGATCCGCGCGTCCGCAGAGCAATGAGCCTGGCGATTGATCGCAAGTTGCTGATCGAAAGCCTGTGGAACAACATGCTTCCCATTCCGAACGGCTACCAATTACCGACCTACGGCTCAGGGTACATCGAAGACTTTCCGACGCTCGCGTACGATCCGGAGAAGGCGAAGTCGCTGCTGGCCGAAGCGGGTTATAACGGTGAGGAGATCACTTACCGGCTCCTCAACAATTACTACCCGAACCAGGTCTCCGGCGCCCAGGCGATGATCGAGATGTGGCGTGACGTCGGCTTGAATGTGAGGATCCAAATGATGGAGAACTCCGGACAGCTCAAGCAGAAGCCGGTACACGCGATCTTCGACACCTCCAACACAGCTCTGTTCCTCGATCACCTTGGCCACCCCTGGCGTGAGTATGGGCCGAACGGTGCGTGGGCTCATCTCGTCGGAATTTGGGAAAACGAAGAATATTTTGCCTTGGGGTCGAAGCTGCAGGGGACGGTCGAGCCTGAAAAGCGCCGACCGATCATTCGCCGCATGCTCGAAATCATCAATGAAGTTGACCCCCCTAGCATCATCTTACACGTATCCGGCCAATATTACGGCAAGCGAAGGGACTTGCACTGGCTGCCGGGTCAGACTCTCGATCTCAATTTCGGCCCATCCAATCCCGGGCTGATGAGGACCTGA
- a CDS encoding ABC transporter ATP-binding protein — MSGAPIIQAKGLVRRYVSQRSLFGKPRFVTAVNGVSLSLERGETLGLVGESGCGKSTTGRLLVGLEPADAGTIFFEEEPLPDASHLAWRRMRTRIQMVFQDPLAALDRRWTIGAQVGEPLDIHGIGTRAERRHRIKALLADVGLRVDHADRYPHELSGGQRQRAVLARALACDPQLIVLDEPVSALDVSIQAQVINLFGEMQQKRSLSMILISHDLRVVRQVSHRIAVMYLGEIVEEGLSDDVLHDPLHPYSRALVSAVPQPGRGGSKRIILQGDPPNPAARPNGCAFHPRCPIARSLCAEHAPALRKLSATRSVSCHFVETETEAL, encoded by the coding sequence ATGAGCGGTGCTCCGATCATCCAAGCGAAAGGGCTTGTACGCCGCTACGTCTCCCAGCGCAGCCTGTTCGGAAAGCCGCGATTTGTGACTGCCGTGAACGGGGTTTCCCTGAGCCTCGAGCGTGGCGAAACCTTGGGCCTGGTAGGTGAATCGGGGTGTGGAAAGTCGACCACCGGCCGGCTTCTCGTTGGCCTTGAACCGGCGGATGCAGGAACAATATTCTTCGAAGAAGAACCGCTTCCCGACGCTTCCCATCTGGCGTGGAGGCGGATGAGAACCCGGATCCAGATGGTGTTTCAGGATCCGCTCGCGGCTCTGGACCGTCGATGGACAATCGGTGCGCAAGTGGGCGAACCGCTTGACATTCACGGCATCGGAACGAGGGCAGAGCGTCGCCATCGCATCAAAGCCCTTCTTGCTGATGTGGGCCTGCGTGTCGACCACGCCGACCGTTATCCTCATGAATTGTCTGGTGGGCAGCGACAGCGTGCGGTTCTTGCCCGCGCGCTTGCGTGCGATCCGCAGCTGATCGTTCTTGATGAACCGGTTTCAGCACTGGATGTGTCCATACAGGCCCAGGTCATAAACCTGTTCGGTGAAATGCAGCAGAAGCGCAGTCTGTCGATGATATTGATCAGTCACGACCTGCGTGTGGTTCGCCAGGTAAGTCACCGCATCGCCGTGATGTATCTCGGGGAGATTGTTGAGGAAGGCTTATCGGACGACGTTCTGCACGACCCGCTGCACCCCTATTCGCGAGCGCTTGTCTCCGCTGTTCCGCAGCCCGGACGAGGAGGCTCCAAAAGAATAATCTTGCAGGGAGACCCACCAAATCCCGCAGCGCGTCCGAATGGATGTGCCTTCCATCCTCGTTGCCCGATTGCCCGTTCTCTTTGCGCCGAGCATGCCCCGGCTTTACGAAAGCTCTCGGCCACGCGGAGCGTCTCCTGTCACTTTGTCGAAACGGAAACAGAGGCGCTGTGA
- a CDS encoding ABC transporter ATP-binding protein: protein MSFAALGPATQPIVEVAGLQVVFDTSPVLHGIDLTVSRGEAVGMVGESGCGKSVTWLAALGLLPKNVVVRGSVRLGGKELLHAPVGELEGVRGRRIAMIFQDPASALNPVHKVGDQVLEAVKLHRGMDAAAANHEVLRLFDQVGIPDARHRLAVYPHELSGGQNQRVMIAMALAGQPDVLIADEPTTALDVTIQAQILDLLQQVRRDNGMALVLISHDLGIVAEVCDRALVLYAGRVVEEAPVDELFSRPSHPYTRGLLAALPRIDGPRRPLSTIPGIVPHPSELPFGCAFAPRCSESSQICTTTQVRLAAISNNTRRKSACLNTPTQGARRAEAAPA from the coding sequence ATGAGCTTTGCGGCGCTCGGGCCCGCCACGCAGCCGATTGTCGAGGTAGCAGGCCTCCAGGTTGTATTCGACACGAGCCCCGTCTTGCATGGGATCGATCTGACCGTTAGCCGCGGCGAGGCGGTGGGCATGGTTGGCGAAAGCGGATGCGGCAAATCTGTGACATGGCTTGCCGCCCTCGGCCTTCTGCCGAAGAACGTCGTCGTTCGCGGCAGTGTCCGCCTCGGTGGAAAGGAGCTGCTTCACGCTCCCGTAGGGGAACTTGAAGGAGTCCGCGGCAGGCGTATAGCGATGATCTTTCAGGATCCGGCAAGCGCGCTCAATCCGGTGCACAAGGTCGGCGACCAAGTGTTGGAAGCAGTCAAGCTACATCGTGGGATGGACGCAGCCGCGGCTAATCACGAAGTTCTGCGACTATTCGATCAGGTCGGCATACCTGATGCTCGGCATCGACTTGCCGTCTACCCGCACGAACTTTCCGGTGGGCAGAATCAACGTGTGATGATCGCAATGGCGCTTGCAGGCCAGCCCGATGTCCTGATCGCGGACGAACCGACGACCGCGCTCGACGTCACGATCCAGGCTCAGATCCTGGACTTGTTGCAGCAGGTCCGCCGGGATAACGGGATGGCGCTCGTGCTGATCTCGCATGATCTAGGGATTGTCGCTGAAGTCTGCGATCGCGCGCTCGTGCTATATGCTGGGCGCGTTGTCGAGGAGGCCCCGGTTGATGAGCTCTTCTCCCGTCCATCGCACCCATATACAAGAGGTCTTCTCGCTGCCCTTCCGCGCATCGATGGACCGCGACGCCCCCTTTCCACCATTCCGGGCATTGTTCCACATCCCAGTGAATTGCCCTTTGGCTGCGCCTTCGCGCCGCGGTGCAGCGAAAGCTCGCAGATTTGCACGACGACGCAGGTCAGGCTTGCAGCCATCAGCAACAATACACGCCGTAAGTCTGCCTGCTTGAATACGCCCACCCAGGGCGCCCGTCGGGCCGAGGCCGCGCCTGCATGA
- a CDS encoding DeoR/GlpR family DNA-binding transcription regulator, which translates to MQDDRITSLAERGASRLGAARHKSILAMIARGEILAVGELASRFGVSQETIRRDIRALEDAGMLKRIHGGAAPAGAVDLTARKPVTERLSVDRDAKALAATAALPLFEEGMNVFLGGSSTMSLLADELARRGPAMTVTTNMIDIATTLSASGRFVVTLLGGVVNPMTHTLIGTDTIRALEKRVFDLGACGASAIDPRHGFLGPTEWHGALSATLAERCQRLAFVADASKFGRVDAHIVQPFDKVDVLATDQEPTEDMVSLLEGYGVVVLLPPGAKARDFDNQKALR; encoded by the coding sequence ATGCAGGACGACCGCATAACTTCACTGGCCGAACGAGGTGCTTCCAGGCTCGGAGCTGCTCGCCACAAAAGCATTCTGGCAATGATTGCTCGTGGCGAGATTCTCGCTGTGGGCGAACTTGCGAGCCGGTTCGGCGTCTCGCAGGAAACCATTCGCCGTGACATCCGCGCTCTGGAAGATGCGGGCATGCTCAAACGCATACATGGAGGGGCGGCTCCAGCGGGGGCCGTTGACTTGACCGCGCGAAAGCCCGTCACCGAACGGTTGTCCGTTGATCGCGATGCAAAAGCGCTCGCGGCAACTGCCGCTCTGCCGCTTTTCGAAGAAGGCATGAACGTCTTCCTCGGCGGCAGTTCGACCATGTCTCTGCTTGCCGACGAGCTCGCCCGTCGGGGCCCCGCAATGACGGTGACAACCAATATGATCGACATCGCGACCACGTTATCGGCGTCTGGCCGATTTGTGGTTACGCTTCTCGGTGGAGTGGTGAATCCGATGACACATACATTGATCGGAACCGACACAATACGTGCCCTTGAAAAGCGCGTGTTCGATCTCGGTGCATGCGGCGCGAGCGCTATTGATCCGAGACACGGTTTTTTGGGTCCAACGGAATGGCATGGCGCGCTCTCTGCCACTTTGGCCGAGCGTTGCCAGCGGCTGGCCTTCGTTGCCGACGCGTCCAAGTTCGGTCGTGTGGATGCTCACATTGTGCAGCCTTTCGACAAAGTAGATGTGTTGGCTACTGACCAGGAGCCAACCGAGGATATGGTCTCCCTGTTGGAAGGATATGGTGTCGTCGTTTTACTCCCCCCGGGCGCCAAGGCCCGCGATTTCGATAACCAAAAGGCGCTGCGATGA
- a CDS encoding alkaline phosphatase family protein — protein MNSVNAARVVLVSFDGLRTDLINPQTTPNLVRLQRQGVTLERHRTIYPSETRSAMPSLVTGAWPGRHGMVGNAYLDRSSEPPFYADTSNDKLIEALDRSSGGKLIGAISLGEILAVHDRKLAVLASNSAGTTRLFNHKARALNHLTINGHFASVATSQALLASLESRFGPLPPVPPQGTPDLQTQTFLTSTFLELATQKMGPDVTILSFGEPDISSHYCGTAEQRTLEALAWTDREFGRVLDWFESEGKAKGVHLIAVSDHGHISVHQRANIHEVLADAGFHSGWAPAPAIDALVVPGQVGAVYLMDPSEQNIRRAVGAIIKAPWCGPIFTAARNEVEGIASGSFARSMVNLEHPRAADILFSYRADDEIDAFGLVGRTWSSDAPIGLGVHGGLHPREMEAVCILAGAAFKTDAQSSIPSGICDVAPTLLELLGIDRPRSMDGRLLTEVFSSPRYAAPTTVSENIHEAEAGNYLQRLRHVHVENITYVDCAWV, from the coding sequence ATGAATTCAGTAAATGCGGCTCGCGTCGTCCTGGTGAGCTTTGACGGTCTGCGGACCGATCTGATCAACCCTCAAACCACACCAAATCTCGTCAGGCTGCAGCGCCAGGGCGTCACGCTTGAGCGACATAGAACGATCTATCCAAGTGAGACGCGGTCCGCCATGCCCAGCTTGGTGACTGGAGCATGGCCCGGACGCCACGGCATGGTGGGGAATGCTTATCTTGACCGTAGTAGCGAACCCCCGTTCTATGCCGACACTTCTAATGACAAACTCATTGAAGCCCTGGACCGAAGCAGCGGCGGCAAACTGATCGGCGCGATTTCTCTCGGCGAAATACTGGCGGTGCATGACCGCAAACTTGCGGTCTTGGCTTCGAATTCCGCAGGCACGACCCGACTCTTCAATCATAAGGCGCGCGCTCTTAATCACTTGACGATTAACGGTCATTTCGCCTCGGTCGCAACGTCACAAGCTCTTCTAGCAAGTCTCGAAAGCCGTTTCGGCCCGCTCCCGCCTGTGCCGCCACAGGGTACACCGGACTTACAAACTCAGACATTTCTGACCTCGACGTTTCTGGAACTTGCAACACAGAAGATGGGGCCTGACGTAACAATCCTTTCGTTTGGTGAGCCGGATATTTCATCTCATTATTGTGGCACCGCCGAGCAAAGGACACTTGAGGCGCTCGCATGGACCGATCGGGAGTTCGGACGCGTCCTGGACTGGTTCGAGAGCGAAGGAAAGGCGAAGGGGGTCCATCTCATCGCCGTTTCCGATCATGGCCACATAAGCGTCCACCAGCGGGCAAACATTCATGAAGTGCTCGCGGATGCCGGATTTCACAGTGGCTGGGCCCCAGCGCCGGCCATCGATGCGCTGGTCGTTCCGGGTCAAGTTGGGGCGGTTTATCTGATGGATCCATCAGAACAGAACATCCGACGGGCAGTTGGAGCCATCATCAAAGCGCCCTGGTGTGGCCCTATCTTCACCGCCGCTCGAAATGAAGTCGAAGGCATCGCCAGCGGGAGCTTTGCGCGAAGCATGGTGAACCTTGAACATCCGCGTGCGGCCGACATCCTGTTTTCATATAGGGCCGACGACGAGATCGATGCCTTTGGGCTTGTTGGCCGCACCTGGAGCAGTGATGCACCGATAGGCCTTGGTGTTCATGGTGGGCTTCATCCAAGGGAGATGGAGGCTGTTTGCATCTTAGCCGGTGCAGCCTTCAAAACCGATGCGCAATCAAGCATCCCATCGGGCATTTGCGACGTCGCACCGACTCTTCTGGAATTGCTCGGTATTGACCGTCCGAGGTCCATGGATGGTCGATTGCTGACCGAAGTTTTTTCGTCACCGCGATACGCGGCGCCGACCACAGTTTCTGAGAACATTCACGAGGCGGAAGCGGGTAATTATCTGCAGCGGCTACGTCACGTGCATGTCGAAAACATTACTTATGTCGACTGCGCTTGGGTCTAG
- a CDS encoding ABC transporter permease, translating to MLGFIVTRLIRALLTIVIMVTFAFVVLRASGDPALALLSPETPPAAVEAFRKSWGLDQSLWVQYLRYLLAILHGDLGQSMRDGRAAVVVVAERIPITLLLTVPALLLNILLGIPAGILAALKRDSFVDRAVMASAIAGFTVPSFVLGLLLVLIFAVELSWLPSGGGGGIQHLVLPVVTLGVGGAAVISRFTRSAMLEVLGEAYIRTGSAKGVPWHRVISSHALPNAAIPIVTIVGFMIGNLIAGAVLVESVFSWPGLGSLLVVSVMSRDLAVVQCILLFVASAMIITNVVVDLLYGLLDPRLRGGTRRRGSA from the coding sequence ATGCTCGGGTTCATCGTAACGCGCTTAATTCGGGCGCTCCTCACGATCGTCATCATGGTCACGTTCGCCTTTGTTGTTCTGCGGGCATCAGGCGATCCAGCCCTTGCCCTGCTATCACCGGAGACGCCACCTGCGGCTGTGGAAGCCTTTCGGAAGAGCTGGGGCCTCGATCAATCACTGTGGGTACAATATCTGCGCTATCTACTGGCGATTCTGCATGGTGATCTCGGTCAATCAATGCGCGACGGACGTGCAGCGGTCGTGGTGGTAGCTGAGCGTATCCCAATAACGCTGCTCCTTACGGTACCGGCACTTTTGCTTAATATTCTACTCGGCATTCCCGCTGGCATACTGGCCGCGCTCAAGCGCGACAGTTTTGTCGATCGAGCCGTCATGGCGAGTGCGATTGCTGGGTTTACAGTGCCATCCTTTGTGCTCGGTCTCCTCTTGGTGCTCATCTTCGCCGTTGAACTCTCCTGGCTGCCCTCAGGCGGTGGTGGCGGCATTCAGCACCTGGTTTTGCCCGTGGTGACGCTTGGCGTGGGCGGGGCAGCAGTGATCTCGCGATTTACGCGCAGCGCCATGTTAGAAGTTCTCGGCGAAGCTTACATCCGCACCGGCAGTGCGAAAGGCGTGCCGTGGCACCGTGTAATCAGCTCGCATGCCTTGCCCAATGCAGCCATTCCCATCGTGACCATCGTTGGTTTCATGATCGGAAATCTTATTGCTGGTGCCGTTTTGGTTGAAAGCGTGTTTTCGTGGCCTGGGCTTGGGAGCTTGCTTGTGGTCTCCGTCATGAGCCGCGATCTCGCCGTCGTGCAGTGTATTCTGCTCTTCGTCGCGTCCGCGATGATCATCACCAATGTTGTCGTCGATCTCCTTTACGGATTGCTGGATCCGCGGCTTCGCGGCGGCACGCGCCGACGTGGAAGTGCTTGA
- a CDS encoding carbon-phosphorus lyase complex subunit PhnI has protein sequence MAYVATRGGEHAIEQAERLFRSDLGTISKDRVEGIRSSLPYLVDRLMGEASLYEPDLAALALAQAGGDLYEAVLLLRAYRTTQPRIAIAEPVKQPDLFTVRRISAAFKDIPGGQILGPTLDYSHRLLQVGVLTGEDYTPEPVIPAAKPAPATQPSLTDWQKAQGLIAEHPVETIAPEEIPDLTREPLLFPVPRAHKLQSLARADTGGTLALGYATTRGYGDIHPTVNEVRLAEAPVLLRHPRGTVFSAGRVRVSQAEIISKSKNLELGFSATFGWNEVKVISAAILDRATSQPNPHAASTEEFVLYHTEPVESSGFCIHFKLPHYVTFQSTLDAYRRVKADGEASGSKPVIKEPAKKEEVAL, from the coding sequence ATGGCCTATGTTGCAACCCGTGGCGGCGAACACGCCATCGAACAGGCGGAGCGTCTGTTCCGCAGCGATCTCGGCACAATCAGCAAGGATCGGGTCGAAGGCATTCGCAGCAGCCTGCCTTATCTGGTCGATCGTCTGATGGGCGAAGCCTCGCTCTATGAACCCGATCTTGCCGCACTGGCACTAGCCCAGGCCGGCGGAGATCTTTACGAAGCAGTCCTGCTTCTCAGGGCCTACCGGACGACGCAGCCGCGCATTGCCATCGCCGAGCCGGTGAAACAACCGGACCTGTTTACGGTCCGCCGTATCTCGGCGGCCTTCAAGGATATTCCGGGGGGTCAGATTCTGGGACCGACCCTAGACTATTCGCACCGCCTCTTACAGGTCGGCGTCCTGACCGGCGAGGACTACACGCCCGAGCCTGTGATCCCGGCGGCAAAGCCGGCTCCCGCCACGCAGCCGTCCCTGACGGACTGGCAGAAGGCGCAAGGGCTGATCGCTGAACATCCGGTCGAGACGATCGCGCCGGAAGAGATCCCCGATCTAACCCGCGAGCCATTGCTGTTTCCGGTGCCGCGCGCTCACAAGCTGCAGAGCCTGGCGCGCGCCGACACGGGCGGAACGCTGGCGCTCGGCTATGCGACGACACGCGGTTACGGCGACATCCACCCGACAGTCAATGAAGTCCGTCTTGCCGAAGCCCCGGTCCTGTTGCGCCACCCGCGCGGCACGGTCTTCAGCGCGGGCCGTGTGCGGGTCAGTCAGGCAGAGATCATTTCCAAGTCGAAGAACCTCGAGCTCGGATTTTCGGCCACCTTCGGTTGGAACGAGGTCAAGGTGATCTCGGCGGCCATCCTGGATCGGGCCACAAGCCAGCCAAATCCGCATGCGGCTTCGACTGAGGAGTTCGTGCTTTATCACACCGAGCCGGTCGAAAGCTCCGGCTTCTGTATCCACTTCAAGCTTCCCCACTACGTCACGTTCCAGTCGACCCTCGATGCGTATCGGCGCGTCAAAGCCGATGGAGAGGCTAGCGGCTCAAAGCCGGTGATCAAGGAACCAGCCAAAAAGGAAGAGGTCGCGCTGTGA
- the phnH gene encoding phosphonate C-P lyase system protein PhnH produces the protein MTLALVPTVDDSRTNAAFEEMMWALSRPGFVRTLPSGGWAVMAESLLDRECSFHVMNDPDFAQSLARSGARAVSIDAADYVFTTIETENKVAALSSLRIGTLAYPDEAATLIALVRFGFGQGLRLTGPGIKDSVTIALDGVDPSFWRMRAKAIRYPLGFDVYLVDGDDVIGLPRSTRIEVL, from the coding sequence ATGACACTCGCCCTTGTTCCTACGGTCGACGACAGCCGCACCAATGCTGCCTTCGAGGAGATGATGTGGGCGCTCTCGCGGCCCGGGTTCGTGCGCACGCTGCCCAGCGGTGGGTGGGCAGTGATGGCCGAAAGCCTGCTCGATCGAGAATGCTCGTTTCATGTGATGAACGATCCGGATTTCGCACAGTCCTTGGCCCGCAGCGGTGCCCGCGCCGTCTCCATAGATGCGGCCGACTACGTTTTCACAACGATCGAGACCGAGAACAAGGTTGCTGCTCTGTCGTCCTTGCGTATTGGCACACTTGCCTATCCGGACGAGGCTGCCACCCTGATTGCGCTGGTGCGCTTCGGCTTTGGCCAAGGACTGCGCCTGACCGGTCCTGGCATCAAGGACAGCGTGACGATCGCGCTCGATGGCGTCGATCCGTCTTTCTGGCGCATGCGCGCGAAGGCAATCCGCTACCCTCTTGGCTTTGACGTCTATCTTGTCGACGGCGACGACGTCATCGGCCTTCCCCGTTCGACAAGAATCGAGGTGCTCTGA